The genomic window TTGCAAATCCTGCTACGGCGACAAGGGATGACCAGGCAATCAACGTTCCACCGCCTACCCAAATAGCGCCCATTTGCCCAATAGCTGCTAATGTTTCAACGTCAACCCCGACATTTGGGCCTAATGCTCCAGATAAAGATCCAACTAAAGGAAGGCCGGAAAAACCAGAACCGTCTAACCCCGTAATAGCCCCAATTATTAGAATGCCAAAACCTGCGATAAAGGTGCTTTCCGGTATGAATTGCTGTCCAGCCACAACTAGATCAAATAAGAAGGAAGGCGCCCCTTCTGCACCAATGCCAAATATTTTACTTGATAAATCTCCACTTCCAATAAAGAAAAATCCAGCAATCGGAATGACCGGCCCCATTGCTTTAAAGGCGAACAAAAATCCTTGCACAAAATTTTCACTTACATCATTTAGCGATGAACGTAGATTTTTAAACATAGTTGCAGCAATAAGGAGAATGGCGGATGCACCACCTATTAGGGCAGCACCGGTTCCACCCTCAATGGATGGGATGAAATCAGAAAATTTGGCGAGAAACATATATACAATAATTATTAGAAATGTTAGGGGAACAAGGATGGCAAAAAGGGTGTCTATATTTACTTTTTTGCGTTTGGTTATTTTCCATTTCTTCTTTCGAATGAGGAGATTGACCTTCCTTTTCCCAGGCGATCAAATGAGTATTGGATGGACGTGAAATTTGTTTTCTTAAAAATAAATAAGCGATAACAATGGCCGTAATCCCTGTAATGATCGATAATACTAGCGCCCGATCCGCTAAAATTCCAACATTCGCCCCTGCAGCAGTTGCTGTCAAAGTAGGAGCAATTTGGATGACGTAATCAGACGATAAGGCCATTCCCTGACCAGCGAGTGAAATCGCAATGGCTGCTCCAATCGGCGGAAGTCCAGCCCGAACAGCTACAGGTATAAGCAAAGCGCCAACTAATGGTACAGCCGGTGTTGGCCAAAAGAATAGCGAGATGATATACGTAACGAAAATAATGATCCAGTATGATAAATGCCCATTTTTCATTACCTTCTGAAATGGTGTGATCATTTGCCTATCTGATCCAAGTGATTTCAACGAGTGCAGTAAAGCAGTCATAATTGTGATAATAAGGAAGATATTAAATAATTCCCCTGCGGCAACTAAGCTTGCATTGAATATGGTCTGCAAACCAGATATAAAAGAGCCAGTAAATATCCACCCAACTAAGAATGTTACGATAATGGAAGGTACAACAATATTTTGACGAAACAGCATGGTTAGAATAATAACGCAGGTCCCAATTAAATACATCCAATGAGCTGCTGTTAATTCCATTCTATTAACCCCCTCAACCTATATTGAAAAGCAATATTAAAATAGTCTATGCTGATATATGGGCTTAGGTGAAAGGCATTATAATCAAAATGAAAACAAAACTTAGGTAGGAATAAATCATGAAGATCGTTACAATTGTCGGAAGTATCCGTAAGTGTTCTCTTAATAGGCAGCTCGCTGAGACTATGAAAGAACGCTATATTAATAAAATGGATATGTACATTGCTGACATCAAATTTTGGAACAAAAAAGAAGCAAGAGGAAGTTTCTCATGCTTCTTCAAAATAATTCAAAGCTAGTATTTGTGCTCAATAAAGTTCAATGCAAATTGAAATATTTTTTCAGCAGGCACTGCTAGATTTAAGTTTTGCCCTTTATCATAGCCCGCAGTGATTAGGCCCACTAGTCTCCCATACATATCCAGCAATGCGCCCCCTGAACTTCCATCGGAAATCGGAGCAGTAAATTGGATCATGGGGATGTCATTAATATCTCTGAATCCGGAAACAATGCCATCGGAAACGGAATTAAATAACCCTAAAGGGCTCCCTATGGCAACAATCTTCTGGCCCCGAACTAATTGCCCATCTGTTTTAACCGTGAGGGGTAGACAGTCTTTATCCACTTTAATAATCGCCAGGTCATATTGCTGATGATATTTAATGAGATTACTAGTTATATATTCTTGTGTTTCATTCTCGTAAAGAATTGAATAAAGATGGCCGCCCGCGACAACATGCAGGTTTGTTAAGATATATCCCTTGCTGTGAATGACTACACCAGAGCCACTGCAAAAAATCTCATTATTCTCATTATAACTTTTAATCATGACAACAGAGCTTGATAGACCGGCCAGCTCCTCATAACTGAACTCCTCAGCTTTTGGTGGATTTTCGTTTTGATTTGTAGAATTTAAAATCTTAGGCTGAGAAATATTAACTGGTGCTGAAGGCAAGGTTGCAGGCCCCGATATCTGTACAGGTGAAAAATCAGGGATGGATACATGATTTGTATGTAGGGTGCTGCACCTATACAATGTTGAGTATTTTTCCACTTCAGGACTCAGATGGATAATATCCTCTTTTGGATTCATATAGCATATATCACAGCCAAGTCGAGATAAGAAGTATAAGAATAACAGTTCATGATGCTTAATATCACCGTTAAAAATAACTTTCGGAAATACGTTCATGCCATTAAATAGCTTAGGCAAATAGATTTCCAGCCAGTTCAAAAATTTAACAACAAAGTTTTTAAATATAGTGGGATTGGAATGTGGATGGACTTTTTTATACATGGAGAGAATCTCTAAAAAGGTGAGCTTTTTAGTCCATTCAAGGGTATCGTTATCTAATCGTGTGCATAAAGGTGTTTGATACAGCAATCTAGGATCAGTGATGGAATTATTCACGATTGTTTCCCAATTATCCCAAACCCTTTCTAGTCTGTTAATGTCATCTATATTTGATATCCTTTCAAGTCCGTGAAGTCGAACGTAAGCTGGAACTGGCATACTTGAAGAAAAATATCGGTCCATTTTAAGAATATTCTCAGTGTAAAGTTGGATGGTATTTGGAATACCTATATATCTTACAAATAGGACTTCTTTAGTAACAATATAATGATCCTTTTTATGTATGAGCATAAAATCTTCGAGAGGATTTTGCGTTTCTTTAAGTTTGATCTTTAAAGGTTTAGTTCTCACTATCATATTAATTCTCCGATTAAAATTATTTATCTAGCGTAATTATAATTGAATTTTACATAAGTGCATAGTTAAATAGGTAAATATTGGGATAATGTTCATTAGCAGTACGTAATATCCGCAGTAGTAAGTCCAATCGTGATGTAAATGGTGAACAGTATACCGATTGAACAGCTGATACATTTCGTGTATCGGCCCGTTGTTACCCTTCTTTCACAATGTGGCACAAATAAATGAGTTTTATAATAGTGTCCATTTTCATACACTCTTCTTAATTAAGTTATTGATAATAAGGGGAGTGGAAAATGAAAATCAATTTAGAAATGGAAAAAGCGAATATGCTTGCTAAACAAATCGTTGCATTTATTAAATATGTTCGTAAAAGCTGCGAAAGTAAGAATAGTGTTTATCCTAATCCCGACAAATTGTATCAAATCAAACTTCTCATAGATGAGTTTAAGTTCCAAATCATTGCAGAAGAACTCCAGAGGATAAACCGGTTTTCATGGGATGAAAAGTACACTTACTATTTAGTGGATGAATTTCAGAAGGGGTTAAATATAATGGAGGAGTATGTAAGAAAAAATATCGATGATTTATTCATCTTATCGGCCAGACTTTATACATTAAGTAACCTTACTCTATTAATTAGAAGTAAGAAGTAAAAAGCCTGACTCTAGCTGTGATAAGCGAGTCAGGCTTTTAAATTTATTTCTCAACTAAATTGAGCCTGATGCAGTCTGCTGTATATTCCTTGGGATTCCAGCAGTTCTTGGTGGTTGCCCTGCTCGGCAATTCCATCTTCCGTTACAACTAGAATTCGATCAGCATTTTTAATGGTGGCCAATCTATGGGCAATAACGAGCGTAGTCCTGCCTTCTGTGAGCTCCTCCAGTGACTTTTGAATCGCTGCCTCTGTTTCTGTGTCAAGGGCGGATGTAGCTTCATCCAAGATTAGAATAGGCGGATTTTTAAGGAACATTCGGGCAATGGCGAGTCTCTGCTTTTGACCGCCGGAAAGCTTGACGCCTCTTTCGCCAATAACCGTATCAAGTCCGTGCGGCTGACTTCGGATGAAGTCATCGAGCTTTGCTTTTTCAGCAGCATCTAAGATTTCCTCATCAGTCGCATTTAAATTCCCATAGGCAATATTTTCGCGAATCGTTCCGGAGAATAGAAACACATCCTGCTGGACAATACCGATTTGACTGCGCAGGGATGATAGTTTAATATCTCGAATATCTATATGATTAATAGAAATGGAGCCGTCTTGAACCTCATAAAATCGCGGAAGGAGGCTGCAAAGGGTAGTTTTTCCAGCACCAGATGGGCCAACAAAAGCGACAGTTTCTCCGGGCTGAATGGATAGATTAATGTTATTCAAGACAGTTTGATTACCTTCATAACCAAAAGAAACATTGTTGTATTGAATTGTTCCAGCAAGCTCCATCTCGATGGCATCCTCGGAATCTTCAATATCAGGCTCCGTGTCGATAATTTCTGTATATCGCTTAAATCCAGCAATTCCCTTCGGATAACTTTCAATAACCGCATTAATCTTTTGAATAGGGCCGATCAAAATATTCGATAACAAGATAAAGGCAACGAACTCTCCGTAAGTTAATTCATTAGATATAACAAAAAACGTTCCAAATAATAAGGTAAAAAGAGTAATGGTTCTCATAAACAAATAATTAGCCATTACATTTTGCGCCATAATCTTATACGATTGCAGCTTAGTTAGACGATAATTCTCGTTGTTTTCTTTAAATTTTTTCTGCTCATACTTTTCGTTTGCAAACGCTTGGACAACGCGAATGCCCCCGATGCTGTCCTCTATTCGAGAATTAATTTCCGCGACATCCTGGAACATTTTTCGAAAGGTTCTGGTCATTTTTTTATTAAAATAAATCGCAAATATTATCAGAAGAGGGATGACGATAAATGATATAACCGCAAGCTTCCAGTTAATGCTGACCATCAAGGCAAAAGAGCCAATAAGTGTCATGATGGCAACAAATACATCTTCTGGTCCGTGATGGGCCACTTCTCCAATCTCCTCAAGATCCTTCGTTAGCCGTGAGATGCTATGTCCTGTTTTATTATTGTCATAGTATCCAAATGAAAGCTTTTGCATATGCGTAAACAGCTTTTGGCGCATGTCGGTTTCAATATTGATTCCTAAATTATGCCCCCAATATGTAACAATATAATGCAATCCCGTATTAAGAAGATAAATCAGCAGCAGTCCAGCACATGCTAATAAAATTATGCTCCAATTTCCTTCGGGGAGCAGCCGATCAATGACCTGATTTACGGCTAAAGGAAAAGCAAGCTCTAATATGCCGACAATAATTGCTGATACAAAGTCAAGGATAAACAACCATTTATAAGGACGATAATAAGAAAAAAAGCGTAATAGCAACTAAATACCTCCTGAAAAAATTATACTGAGAAATATGGTCTGAATTGAAATTCATTCTCAATTATAAGTGTTATTTCCTTTTTATTCAATGGCTCTTACTGTTACGAACTGAATCTTATTTGCGAAACTCGATGAGTTGTATGCGAAACCCAATGAGTTATTTGCAAACTCGATAGTTATTTGCGAAACTCGATGAGTTGTTTGCGAAACCCGATGATTTGTTTGCGAAACTCCATGAGTTATTTGCGAAACCCCGGCTTCGTTCTATTAATAAAAGAAAAAAAGCTAACTCCGTCTTTTTCAAAGCAGAGTTAGCAATTTTATTTTGATCTGATTAATAAACTCGATCACCGTTAAAAATAGAGTTCTTTACAATAACATAGTCAACATTGCGGATGGAGCTTAGTTTGCTTCCTCCAGAATAAGAAATAGAAGACTGAAGATCCTGTTCCATTTCAGTTAATGTTTCTTGTAAAGGCCCTTTGTACTCAACATACATCTTTTTACCTTCAACGTTTTTCTTTTCGCCTTTTTGGAATTCTGAAGCGGAACCAAAGTATTCTTTGTAAAGCTTTCCGTCTTTCTCGATTGTTTCACCTGGTGATTCTTCATGACCAGCAAATAACGAACCAATCATCACCATTGTTGCGCCGAATCTAACAGATTTAGCGATGTCTCCATGTGTACGAATGCCACCGTCAGCAATAATCGGCTTGCTAGCTGCTTTTGCACACCAGCGTAATGCAGCCAATTGCCAGCCGCCGGTTCCAAAACCAGTTTTGATTTTCGTGATACATACTTTACCTGGTCCAATCCCAACCTTTGTTGCGTCTGCACCAGCATTTTCTAATTCTCTTACAGCTTCTGGTGTACCAACATTCCCTGCAATCACAAAGCTGTTCGGCAAGTGCTTTTTAATATGTTGAATGATATTAATTACAGCATTAGAGTGGCCGTGGGCAATATCAATAGTGATGAATTCTGGGACAAGCTCAGCTTGTGCTAATTCTTCAATAAATCCATATTCCTCTTCCTTAACACCTACACTAATAGAAGCAATTAATCCACGAGCCTTCATATCTTTAATAAAGGAAATTCGTTTTTCAGGATTAAAACGATGCATGATATAGAAGTAACCGTTTTCAGCCAAATAAATCGCAATCTTCTCGTCAATAATTGTTTGCATATTTGCAGGAACGACAGGCAGTCTAAATGTATGTCCTCCTAAAGATACAGTTGTATCACACTCTGAACGGCTATTCACTATACATTTAGCCGGAATTAATTGAATATCTTCATAATCAAATACGTTTTCCATGTTTTACACCCCTAAAAACGAATATTAAAGTTTGGACATTGAATGATCGTTCGTCCACATAGTAATTTACATGATTACCATTTGAATGTCAAAGTTTTTATTATTATTGGCTATGACATGAAGAAAAATTAACAAAAAAGGAGTTTAAGTTCCTAAGGAATGGCGAACATGACGGGCTGTAAAATCAATAGCCGCCTAAATCGCAATTTTTGTAGAATTTTGTTTGTTGAATTTCGAATTTGTAAGCAAAGTGTGTTAATATTTAGATTGCGAGCCTTCTTTAATAAAGCAGTGGGATGGACATGCATGATATATGAAGTGGGTTTGCCTTTATTTTTTGAACTAAGTTATGGGGGGGAGGATGTAAGATGAGTAAGGATGGAATTCCTTCTCCGCAGAAGTCTTTCATGTCTGACCTAAGGTCTCTTTTTAAAGCGAATGTATTAATAGCTAATGTTCTGCCGGTGTTTACCGGATTCTGGTTAGCGCTGTATTTTACAAATGAATCCTTTATGGAGCACGTTCCATTATTTTTACTGATTATGGTTGGCAGTACATTTGTTATGGCGGGAGCACTTATTATTAATAATTGGTTTGATGTAGATATTGATACAGTGATGGAAAGAACGAAAAACCGTCCGACCGTTACAGGCCATATTACTTTAAAGGCTGTCTTAATAATGGGGATTACTTTCTCCATATTAGGTTTCCTCATTCTCTTTTTTACCACACTTGAAGCGGCCTTTTATGCATTTATCGGATGGTTTACTTATGTCATTTTGTATACGATGTGGTCGAAACGGAAATTCACTTTGAATACAGTCATTGGAAGTATATCTGGAGCTGTTTCGCCTTTAATTGGGTGGGCAGCAATAACGTCTAGCATTCATATCATTCCAATTGTTCTTTTTCTGATATTATTTATTTTTCAAATGCCGCATACTTTTGCCATTGCGATGAGGAAACATGATGAGTATAAAGCAGCAGGTGTAGCCATGCTGCCAGTTGTTCATGGCTTTTCTATGACGAAGCGGCAAATTCTTGTATATGTAGCATGTTTGCTGCCGCTGCCATTTTATTTAGCTCCGCTCGGAACAGTGTTCCTTGTCGTTGCTACCTTGCTTAATATCGTGTGGCTAGTCATTAGTATAAGGGGATTTTTCGTCAAGGATGACCAGAAATGGGCACGGGTCATGTTTCTATATTCGGTTAATTATATTGCCATTTTGTATTTACTGATGGTTATAGTAACATTGCCGATATTTGAATAGCTCATTACATTTTTAGTACAATTAAAAAGGGAAACATGGCTAATCGTGAGCCGTGTTTACCCTTTTTGCTTTTCGGATAAGAAAAATTCATTTACCGAACTCTGCTAGTTTCCCTAAGAATCAACCCATTGGCAGAAGCAGCCCGAACCCAACCCGGATACTCATTCATTAGCAAATCATATAACTCATGGTCGGAAATCATTTGCGGATCTTCTACACTGAAGAAGTTAGCATTATCGAGATACCGTCCTGTTAAATGATCTAACTCCTCTAGAAAGGAAAAGTCGGATTGAAATGCTCTGAAGAATCCTCTGGCTTTTGTCCCTTTATTTGACTTCCCGATTGCCATGAATTGCCAGAAAATTGGTTCGTAAGATGAGCTTTGAATATGGCTGATCGTTTCTTTTTCATCAAAGGTCGCTCCATCAGTTACAAACATTACATAGACCGATATGTCATTAGGAAGGGGATTATTCCGTCTTTCCGATGAACCGAAGTAATGATTGCGGATTGTTTTCATTGCTTTTCCATAATACGTGCTGCCCTCTAATGGGTATTGTTTAATTAACCGATTGACAAAGCCATAAAAATTTTCAATCGTTAATTCTCCAGCATCATGAGCTTTTGCCCCAAATAAGAAAATATCAATGGAACCGTCATCATCAAAACGAGTACCGAGGGCTAATATTCTTTCTGCAAATTCTTGAATTTTTCCAGTGCGGTACAGATTCGCCATGGAACCAGAGATGTCTAGGCAAAGTGCAACCTTTGCTTGATGGTTTTGTAAGCCAACCTTTTGTAAGCTGACCGTTGCTTTTTTGGAAAGATCCAAAATTTTTGGTGCCTGCTGCTCCATCTTCTTTTCTAGCATGATTCTTTTATGATTGACTGGCTGTGGGGGAGGAGTTGTTGCTGCTTGTGTAACTGGCGAAGGTGCAGGCTGCTGTGAACTCTCTTCGGCCACCTCACCGCCAAAATCCTTCAATAAGGCAGCTAGTCCACCATCAAAGCCTCGTCCAACAGAAGAAACTCTCCATAGAGATTTATAATAAATTTCCGATATAATCACTGCTTTTTCATTATTAAAGTCTTTACCCTGAAAAGAGTATTCCATAATTCGTTGACCGTTTGCTTTGACGACAAAAGATCCGGAAGATATCATCCCCATTTTTCCATTTCCGTCAATGGTTGCTGTAAATACTAAATATCGAGAAGTTGGCGGGAGCTTGGATAAATCTATTAAAAAAGTTCCGCTGCCGTTGTTATGGGATTGTAGCTGGATTTCATTATAAGGTGATTGCAGCTGGTTATAGAAGATCATATATCGGTCATCGGCAATTTTTTTGTCATCGTTTAACCCAAAGCATGTAATGTCGACTTCGAAACCGGAAGCAACGTTTACTTCGACCTGAAGCTGTGTAGAAGGGGTGAAGTCGGCCAATTTAGACTTTTCTCCCCGAATTAAAGTTTTCATATGCTCCTCCTTTAAGGAAGTGGTATTATTTGTATTGTACATTAAAACTGCTATCCATGTAACATTTCATGGGCTTGTTTTATTAAATTAGGATTAAGTGCTCCTGATAAAACAAAAAATAAATATTTTAGTTGTATGGTGAAAATATCCTTTCAAACCTGTCCAATCCTGAATACATTGTTGTATGCCAAATAATTTACAAATGTGTAAAATTTATTTTTAAAGGGAGAGGAAAAATGCATAAAAAACTAGCTGTAGCCATTATTCATGGAATGGGTAGTCAAAAGGAGGATTTTGCTAAGGAAACGATCGCACTGATCAATAATTTATTTGCAAAAAAATTGGAGCATTTAGTTGAAGACCCTGTCTCCTATCTTAAGATTCAAGCGATACATTGGGCACCCATTTTTACGTATAGAGAGGACAAACTATTTGAAAAAATGGTTCAGAACAATAAATTAAATTATCTGGGACTAAGAAAATTCCTTATAACTTATCTAGGAGATGCCATTGCCTATCAACCGGTCGAGACGGTAAAGCAAAATTATGAGAGAGTCCATGAAAAAGTTGGAGAAGGACTTAACATTCTCGCTAAAAGGGCAGGAGATCATGCCCCTTTATGTGTCATCTCTCATAGTCTAGGTTCTGTCATTGCCAGTAACTATTTTTACGATTTACAATTTAAAAAAAGTGATCTTACCTGTGTTGTCAATGAATCTTCACCTTTGGAAAAAGGGGATACTTTAACCTTATTTTATACAATGGGAACGACCCTCCCGATATGGAGTTTACGCTATTATAACTTTAACCGCCCGATTAATATTCCTTCTAGAAACCTCAAAAAGTATTATCCTAGCTTAAAAGGTGAATGGTTAAATTTTTATGACAAAGACGATGTTTTAGGCTTCCCGCTTAGACCTGTAGACGAAAGTTATCAAAACGCAGTTAACGAAGATCGAGAAGTGAATGTAGGTGGTTTATTAACGAGTTGGAATCCACTATCTCATACAGGATACTTTAAAGATATGGATGTCATTGAGCCCATTGTAGATGGGCTAGTTCGAACTTGGAGACAAGTAAATAACATCTAAATTACATTTCATAGTTAAATAACCTTTACAATTGATTGGCAGCCCCTGAAAATGTTGAGCGTTCATTGAACACTCACAAAATGCAGGGGTTTATTCATTTACCAAAACTTTTTACTCAAATAAGCAGGGGAGGATTACAATTGAGAGATAATATACCTGTACCAAAGTCCAATTCTTCTGTATCTAAAACATTACTGTACTGGGGGCTTGGACTTTGTACAATATTCTATTTGCTCATTATACAATTCTGTTCTTTTGATATTTACCCCAACAAACGTTTCTAAGATGGCTTGTCCACCTGCAATGGCAAGGATGAAAATAATATAATTAGCAATA from Bacillus sp. DTU_2020_1000418_1_SI_GHA_SEK_038 includes these protein-coding regions:
- a CDS encoding trypsin-like peptidase domain-containing protein encodes the protein MIVRTKPLKIKLKETQNPLEDFMLIHKKDHYIVTKEVLFVRYIGIPNTIQLYTENILKMDRYFSSSMPVPAYVRLHGLERISNIDDINRLERVWDNWETIVNNSITDPRLLYQTPLCTRLDNDTLEWTKKLTFLEILSMYKKVHPHSNPTIFKNFVVKFLNWLEIYLPKLFNGMNVFPKVIFNGDIKHHELLFLYFLSRLGCDICYMNPKEDIIHLSPEVEKYSTLYRCSTLHTNHVSIPDFSPVQISGPATLPSAPVNISQPKILNSTNQNENPPKAEEFSYEELAGLSSSVVMIKSYNENNEIFCSGSGVVIHSKGYILTNLHVVAGGHLYSILYENETQEYITSNLIKYHQQYDLAIIKVDKDCLPLTVKTDGQLVRGQKIVAIGSPLGLFNSVSDGIVSGFRDINDIPMIQFTAPISDGSSGGALLDMYGRLVGLITAGYDKGQNLNLAVPAEKIFQFALNFIEHKY
- a CDS encoding ABC transporter ATP-binding protein gives rise to the protein MLLRFFSYYRPYKWLFILDFVSAIIVGILELAFPLAVNQVIDRLLPEGNWSIILLACAGLLLIYLLNTGLHYIVTYWGHNLGINIETDMRQKLFTHMQKLSFGYYDNNKTGHSISRLTKDLEEIGEVAHHGPEDVFVAIMTLIGSFALMVSINWKLAVISFIVIPLLIIFAIYFNKKMTRTFRKMFQDVAEINSRIEDSIGGIRVVQAFANEKYEQKKFKENNENYRLTKLQSYKIMAQNVMANYLFMRTITLFTLLFGTFFVISNELTYGEFVAFILLSNILIGPIQKINAVIESYPKGIAGFKRYTEIIDTEPDIEDSEDAIEMELAGTIQYNNVSFGYEGNQTVLNNINLSIQPGETVAFVGPSGAGKTTLCSLLPRFYEVQDGSISINHIDIRDIKLSSLRSQIGIVQQDVFLFSGTIRENIAYGNLNATDEEILDAAEKAKLDDFIRSQPHGLDTVIGERGVKLSGGQKQRLAIARMFLKNPPILILDEATSALDTETEAAIQKSLEELTEGRTTLVIAHRLATIKNADRILVVTEDGIAEQGNHQELLESQGIYSRLHQAQFS
- the guaC gene encoding GMP reductase, coding for MENVFDYEDIQLIPAKCIVNSRSECDTTVSLGGHTFRLPVVPANMQTIIDEKIAIYLAENGYFYIMHRFNPEKRISFIKDMKARGLIASISVGVKEEEYGFIEELAQAELVPEFITIDIAHGHSNAVINIIQHIKKHLPNSFVIAGNVGTPEAVRELENAGADATKVGIGPGKVCITKIKTGFGTGGWQLAALRWCAKAASKPIIADGGIRTHGDIAKSVRFGATMVMIGSLFAGHEESPGETIEKDGKLYKEYFGSASEFQKGEKKNVEGKKMYVEYKGPLQETLTEMEQDLQSSISYSGGSKLSSIRNVDYVIVKNSIFNGDRVY
- the cyoE gene encoding heme o synthase, with translation MSKDGIPSPQKSFMSDLRSLFKANVLIANVLPVFTGFWLALYFTNESFMEHVPLFLLIMVGSTFVMAGALIINNWFDVDIDTVMERTKNRPTVTGHITLKAVLIMGITFSILGFLILFFTTLEAAFYAFIGWFTYVILYTMWSKRKFTLNTVIGSISGAVSPLIGWAAITSSIHIIPIVLFLILFIFQMPHTFAIAMRKHDEYKAAGVAMLPVVHGFSMTKRQILVYVACLLPLPFYLAPLGTVFLVVATLLNIVWLVISIRGFFVKDDQKWARVMFLYSVNYIAILYLLMVIVTLPIFE
- a CDS encoding VWA domain-containing protein — encoded protein: MKTLIRGEKSKLADFTPSTQLQVEVNVASGFEVDITCFGLNDDKKIADDRYMIFYNQLQSPYNEIQLQSHNNGSGTFLIDLSKLPPTSRYLVFTATIDGNGKMGMISSGSFVVKANGQRIMEYSFQGKDFNNEKAVIISEIYYKSLWRVSSVGRGFDGGLAALLKDFGGEVAEESSQQPAPSPVTQAATTPPPQPVNHKRIMLEKKMEQQAPKILDLSKKATVSLQKVGLQNHQAKVALCLDISGSMANLYRTGKIQEFAERILALGTRFDDDGSIDIFLFGAKAHDAGELTIENFYGFVNRLIKQYPLEGSTYYGKAMKTIRNHYFGSSERRNNPLPNDISVYVMFVTDGATFDEKETISHIQSSSYEPIFWQFMAIGKSNKGTKARGFFRAFQSDFSFLEELDHLTGRYLDNANFFSVEDPQMISDHELYDLLMNEYPGWVRAASANGLILRETSRVR
- a CDS encoding chemotaxis protein, with amino-acid sequence MHKKLAVAIIHGMGSQKEDFAKETIALINNLFAKKLEHLVEDPVSYLKIQAIHWAPIFTYREDKLFEKMVQNNKLNYLGLRKFLITYLGDAIAYQPVETVKQNYERVHEKVGEGLNILAKRAGDHAPLCVISHSLGSVIASNYFYDLQFKKSDLTCVVNESSPLEKGDTLTLFYTMGTTLPIWSLRYYNFNRPINIPSRNLKKYYPSLKGEWLNFYDKDDVLGFPLRPVDESYQNAVNEDREVNVGGLLTSWNPLSHTGYFKDMDVIEPIVDGLVRTWRQVNNI